From the genome of Leptolyngbya iicbica LK, one region includes:
- a CDS encoding type II toxin-antitoxin system RelE family toxin translates to MLNLLKLKGYQAFYRIRIGNYRIGLKVTDQEVIFVRLLHRREIYRFFP, encoded by the coding sequence ATTCTTAACCTGCTTAAACTCAAGGGCTATCAAGCGTTTTACCGGATACGCATCGGGAATTATCGCATCGGGCTAAAAGTAACTGATCAGGAAGTCATTTTCGTACGCCTACTGCATCGTCGAGAAATCTACCGCTTCTTCCCATA